The DNA sequence TCCCTGACCAGTGACCCCAGCCGGGCTACTGCGCCGCTGCCGGCCACGGCCAGCCGGGCCGCCGCCCTGACACTGCCCTTCTTCGACGATTTCTCGACCCAGCGCGAGGGTGCGCCGGCCGTGGAGCGCTGGCAGCCGGGCGGCGGCACGCTGGTCAACAACCGCTTCGTGCTGGCCCCGCCCTCCCGCGGGGCCGTAACCTTCGACGGCCTCAACGGCAAAGGCCAGCCCTACGGCAGCTTTTTCAGCGACACCGACACGCTTACCTCCCAGCCCATCGACCTGGGTGGCCTCACGGCGGCCAGCAACGTGTATCTGAGCTTTTTCTGGCAGGCCGGCAACATCTTCTCGGCCCCCACCAATGCCAGCAGCTCCCGGCCGGTGTTCATCCAGCTCGAATTTCTGGGCAATGACGGGCTGTGGCGGCAGATCTGGCAGCAGCGCAGCCAGGGCGTGCGCACCGGGTTCCGGCAGCTGCTGTTCCCGGTCACTGACGCGCGCTACCTGCACCCGGGCTTCCGCTTCCGGTTTCATACCTCCGGCAACCAGTCGAACGTGGACAACGACGACGCCTGGAGCATTGACTACGTGCGCCTGGACCGCAACCGCTCGGCCGCCGACTCGACCAACCGGGATATTGCCACCAGCCGGCCGCTGGGCAGCCTACTGAAGCGCTACACGGCCATGCCCGTGTGGCAGTTCAACGCCAACCCGACGCCGGCCAACGAGTTGAACAACGTCATCGGCACCACCATCAACAACCTGGGGCCGGGGCCGGCCAGCACGCCCGTCGACTGGCTGGGCACGGTGCAGGTGCTGCCCGCCGGCCCGGTGGCCACCACCGCGAAAGGCGGCGCCAACCTGGACCCGCACCGGCGCCAGGTGCCGGCCACGGTGGATGCCCGCAGCCTGAGCATTCCGCTGACGCCCGAGGAGAAAATCCTGCGCCACTCGCTCTACCTGCTCACGGGTGAAACGGCCAACTCCCTGACCGTGCGCAACGACACCATTTCGCGCGTCACGGAGCTGAAAAACTACTACGCCTACGACGACGGCACCCCGGAAGGCACGCTCAGCATCGAGCGGTTTTCGAGTGCCGGCATCCGCTACCGCGCCTACCGCTTCGATTTGAACAAGCCCGACCAGGTCCGCAGCCTGCGCCTCTACCCGATTCTGCCGGCCGCGGCGGGCCGCGTTATTTCGGCCAACGTGTGGGACGACGTGAGCGGCAAGCCCGCCGCCACGCCCAAAGCCACCCAGAGCATCACCATTCCCAACTCCCTGCCGGCCGGGCAGAACTACATCGACATCATTTTCTCGGCTCCCGTGCCGGTGTCGGGCACGTTCTACGTGGGCTACGGTCACGGGCAGTTTGGCAATTCCGTGGTACCCTTCGCCCTGGACCTGAACAACGCGCCCCCGGACGGCTACTTCCTCAAAAACACGTTCGGCACCTGGGAAAACGCGGCCTTCGACTATTCCAGCGTGGGTGGGGCCCCTTCCGGCTCCGTCATCATGCGGCCGGTAATGACCAACAACCTGACCGTGACGGGCACCACCGAAGCGCAGACGGCCGCCGCTTACGCGCTGTACCCCAACCCCAGCGCGGGCCTGGTGCGCGTGGAAGGTGCTTACCGCCAAGCCGCCGTGCTCGACGCGCTGGGCCGCACCGTCTGGACGCAGCCGGCGGGTCAGGCCCGGGACGGCCAGCTGGATTTGCGCCAGCTCCCGGCCGGAGTATACTTGGTACAGCTGACCGTGGCTAATGGGCAGCTCGTGCACAAGCGCCTGGTGCTGGCCCGGTAGCCGGCTTCACCCATTCTTCAGTTGAATTGGCTATTGTTGCGGCCTCCAACGTACTTTTTCATTTATCATCCGCTCCTACCCTATGAACGACATCACCCCCGAAGAGCTGAAGCAGCGTAAGGCCGCCGGCGAGCAGCCGATTATCCTGGACGTGCGCGAAACCTGGGAAAACGAAGAGTCCCGCATCGACGGCAGCCAGAATATTCCGCTGGGCACGCTCCCCGATAAAATTGCCGACCTGGAAGAGCTGAAAGACCAGGAAATCATTGTGCATTGCAAGGGCGGCGGCCGGTCGGCCACGGCCAAGGCCCTGCTCACCCAGCACGGCTTTACCCACGTGCGCAACCTGCTGGGCGGCATTACGGCCTACCAGGCTCAGTAGCGCCCCCGTTATTCTCCGCTTTCGAAAGCCGGCTTTCTGCACCGCAGAGGGCCGGCTTTTTTGCGCGCCAACTTTTTTCAGACTGATAACGAATACGTTATAGAGAATAAGTAAATTTAATTGTACACAATTAAACATTGCGCAATCAAACGCGTTATACCTGCATCATCCTATGAGTAACCCGAGCGAACATTCTTCTGCGGCCCTTCTTCAGCTGGAAAGCCAGCTGTGCTTTCCGCTCTATGCCGTGTCGCGCCTGCTCACCAAGGCCTACCAGCCCTACCTGCAGGCCCTCGACCTGACCTACCCGCAGTACCTGGTGTTTCTGCTGCTGTGGGAGCACGGCGAGCTGACGGTGAAGGCCCTGGGCGAAAAGCTGCTGCTCGACTCGGGCACGCTCACGCCCCTGCTCAAGCGCATGGAGCAGAAACAGTGGCTGAGCCGCCGCCGCGACCCGCGCGACGAACGCTCGGTCATCATTGCCCTGGCACCGGCGGGGCGGGCCCTGCGCGAGCAGGCCTGCCACATTCCCGAGCAGCTGTTTGGGCACCTGGGCATGTCGCCGCAGGAATTTGAAACGCTCCGGACCCAATTGCACACGCTTCTTCTCAAGCTCTCCTGATCGGCGGGCTGTTTTTTACCAATTCCCCTTTTTCTACTCCGATGAAAATCGAAAAAATCTTCACGGCGCAAGCCAAAGCCAAAGGTGGCCGCGACGGCCAGGTAACCACCGCCAACAACGTGCTGACCGTTGACCTGAGCACGCCCAAGGAAATGGGTGGCCCCGGCAAAGCGGGTGCTACCAACCCCGAGCAGCTGTTTGCCGCCGGCTATGCCGCCTGCTTCGAAGGCGCGCTGGGCGTAGCCGCCCGGCAGGCCCAGGTGAAGCTGGAAGGCGTGACGGTGGAAGCCTTTATCGGCTTTGGCAAGGCCGAAGACGGCGGCTACGGCATTTCGGCCGACCTGCACGTGAACATTCCCGGCGTGGAGCAGGCCCAGGCCGAGCAGCTGGTAGAAGCCGCCCACGGCATCTGCCCCTACTCGCGCGCGACCAAAGGCAACATTGAAGTAACGCTGAACACGACCACCAACGCGTAGGCAGCACGCTGGTGCGCCGGTCGTCGGGGGCCTTACCGCTCCCGACGACCGGCGTTGTTGTTCCTATTCTTTTCCTGCTTCCCCCACAAACGCAGCTATGAAAACGAAAGTCATCCGGCTGGCCAGCCGCCCCCAGGGGTTGCCCACGGCCGCCCAGTTCCAGTTTGATACCCTCGACCTGCCCGCAACCGGCGCCGGCCAGGTGTTGCTCAAGACCCGCTACGTGTCGGTCGACCCCTACATGCGGGGCCGCATGAACGAGGGCAAATCCTACGTGCCGCCGTTTGAGGTAGGCGCGCCCCTTGCCGGCGGCGTGGTGGCCGAGGTAATTGAAAGTCAGCACGAAGCTCTGCCGGTGGGCAGCGTGGTGGTCGGTAACCTGCCCTGGCAGGAATATATTCTTTCCGATGGCAAGGGCCTGAACCGGATACCCACCGACAAGGCCCCGGTGAGCTACTTTCTGGGGCTGCTGGGCATGCCGGGGCTCACGGCCTATTTCGGCCTGCTCGACATCTGCCAGCCCAAAGCCGGCGAAACCGTGGTGGTATCGGGGGCGGCCGGGGCCGTGGGCCTGATTGTGGGCCAGCTGGCCAAGATTCAGGGCGCGCGGGTGATTGGCACGGCCGGCTCCGACGAGAAGGTAGCCTACCTGCGGCAGCTGGGCTTCGACGAGGCCATCAACTACAAAACCACGCCCGACATTGCCCAGGCCCTGGCCGCGGCGGCCCCGGCCGGCGTCGACTGCTACTTCGACAACGTAGGCGGCGCCATCACCGACGCGGTGTACGATTTGCTGAACAAACACGCCCGCATTGCCCTGTGCGGCCAGATTTCGAGCTACAACGACACCGAAACGCCCGTGGGCCCGCGCCCCGAAACCAAGCTGCTCAAAACCAGCGCCCGGCTCCAGGGGTTTATCGTGGGCGACTACTTCAGCCGCTGGCCCGAGGGCGTGCAGCAGCTCACCGAGTGGTATAGCCAGGGCAAGCTGCAAACGGAGGAAACCATTACCGAAGGCTTCGACCAGATTCCGGCCGCTTTCCTGGGCTTGTTCAAGGGCGACAACACGGGCAAAGCCATTGTGAAAGTCAGCTGAATTCATTTCACGCAGGGTCTCGCAGTGGCTCGCAGGGGACCATTGCACAACACTGCGAGACCCTGCGAAATCCACCCGCGAGACACTGCGTGAAACCCCTAAAAAGTCCATCATGACCAATCAAGCAGATATTTACTGCGTAGCAGCCGAGTGGCTGGTGCAGCCCGGCCACGAAGCAACGGTGCGCCGCCTGCTGCGCGAAGCCGCGGCGGCCGTGCGCCAGCACGAGCCCGGTAACCTGGTGTACACCGCCCACGAGTCGGCCGACGAGCCGGGGCGCTTTTTCATCTATGAGCAGTACGCGAACCAGGACGCGCAGATTGCCCACCGCGCCGCTGCCCATTTCCAGGACTTGGTGCTGGGCCAGATCGTGCCGTTGCTGGCCGAGCGCAAAACCACGTTTTACCGCCTGCTGGCGTAACG is a window from the Hymenobacter aquaticus genome containing:
- a CDS encoding T9SS type A sorting domain-containing protein → MTRSLRLLPSLLLTAGLLPLAARAQVLGSLTSDPSRATAPLPATASRAAALTLPFFDDFSTQREGAPAVERWQPGGGTLVNNRFVLAPPSRGAVTFDGLNGKGQPYGSFFSDTDTLTSQPIDLGGLTAASNVYLSFFWQAGNIFSAPTNASSSRPVFIQLEFLGNDGLWRQIWQQRSQGVRTGFRQLLFPVTDARYLHPGFRFRFHTSGNQSNVDNDDAWSIDYVRLDRNRSAADSTNRDIATSRPLGSLLKRYTAMPVWQFNANPTPANELNNVIGTTINNLGPGPASTPVDWLGTVQVLPAGPVATTAKGGANLDPHRRQVPATVDARSLSIPLTPEEKILRHSLYLLTGETANSLTVRNDTISRVTELKNYYAYDDGTPEGTLSIERFSSAGIRYRAYRFDLNKPDQVRSLRLYPILPAAAGRVISANVWDDVSGKPAATPKATQSITIPNSLPAGQNYIDIIFSAPVPVSGTFYVGYGHGQFGNSVVPFALDLNNAPPDGYFLKNTFGTWENAAFDYSSVGGAPSGSVIMRPVMTNNLTVTGTTEAQTAAAYALYPNPSAGLVRVEGAYRQAAVLDALGRTVWTQPAGQARDGQLDLRQLPAGVYLVQLTVANGQLVHKRLVLAR
- a CDS encoding rhodanese-like domain-containing protein, with protein sequence MNDITPEELKQRKAAGEQPIILDVRETWENEESRIDGSQNIPLGTLPDKIADLEELKDQEIIVHCKGGGRSATAKALLTQHGFTHVRNLLGGITAYQAQ
- a CDS encoding putative quinol monooxygenase, which encodes MTNQADIYCVAAEWLVQPGHEATVRRLLREAAAAVRQHEPGNLVYTAHESADEPGRFFIYEQYANQDAQIAHRAAAHFQDLVLGQIVPLLAERKTTFYRLLA
- a CDS encoding organic hydroperoxide resistance protein codes for the protein MKIEKIFTAQAKAKGGRDGQVTTANNVLTVDLSTPKEMGGPGKAGATNPEQLFAAGYAACFEGALGVAARQAQVKLEGVTVEAFIGFGKAEDGGYGISADLHVNIPGVEQAQAEQLVEAAHGICPYSRATKGNIEVTLNTTTNA
- a CDS encoding NADP-dependent oxidoreductase, translated to MKTKVIRLASRPQGLPTAAQFQFDTLDLPATGAGQVLLKTRYVSVDPYMRGRMNEGKSYVPPFEVGAPLAGGVVAEVIESQHEALPVGSVVVGNLPWQEYILSDGKGLNRIPTDKAPVSYFLGLLGMPGLTAYFGLLDICQPKAGETVVVSGAAGAVGLIVGQLAKIQGARVIGTAGSDEKVAYLRQLGFDEAINYKTTPDIAQALAAAAPAGVDCYFDNVGGAITDAVYDLLNKHARIALCGQISSYNDTETPVGPRPETKLLKTSARLQGFIVGDYFSRWPEGVQQLTEWYSQGKLQTEETITEGFDQIPAAFLGLFKGDNTGKAIVKVS
- a CDS encoding MarR family winged helix-turn-helix transcriptional regulator — its product is MSNPSEHSSAALLQLESQLCFPLYAVSRLLTKAYQPYLQALDLTYPQYLVFLLLWEHGELTVKALGEKLLLDSGTLTPLLKRMEQKQWLSRRRDPRDERSVIIALAPAGRALREQACHIPEQLFGHLGMSPQEFETLRTQLHTLLLKLS